Proteins found in one Thermostichus vulcanus str. 'Rupite' genomic segment:
- a CDS encoding glycoside hydrolase 100 family protein, whose amino-acid sequence MLPEAEILRIARDLLYNRAMVYYQDKPIGTLAAIPQKTHAYVEGQLKVVGSNPDLNYHEVFIRDNVPTMVFFLLDGRADIMRRFLDTCLSLQSTHPQTAGTFPSSFTVEGDRLLGDYGQRAIGRVTSVDATLWWPILAYVYVQRSQDEDWARQPQVQNGLQRFLDLILHPGFRDAPTLHVPDGAFMIDRPMDVWGCPLEIQVLLYGALLSTAALIRLDLKTKEGWRADPFAQKQAWQIEQVVNWARRLRRYLLKHYWVNTHTVQVLRRRPTEQYGDAISNEYNIQTETIPHWLQHWLGSRGGYLIGNVRTGRPDFRFFSLGNCLGAIFDVLSRAQQRALFSLILHNRGELIAEMPLRICHPPLDDADWRNKTGYDPKNRAWCYHNAGHWPCLLWFLILAVLRHQQGSGPDFGLRSGWLYLPMQDLLQESYQKLLKRLPEQKWAEYFDGPTGVWMGQQARLYQTWTVAGLLLAHHLLKVNPEDANVFNLPKLGSLYRGCQEEGFGQSSKA is encoded by the coding sequence ATGCTCCCTGAAGCTGAGATCCTCCGCATTGCCCGCGACCTCCTCTACAACCGTGCCATGGTTTACTACCAAGACAAGCCGATCGGCACCTTGGCCGCGATCCCTCAGAAAACCCATGCCTATGTGGAAGGCCAACTCAAAGTGGTGGGATCCAACCCCGACCTCAACTATCACGAAGTCTTCATCCGGGACAATGTACCGACGATGGTGTTTTTTCTGCTGGATGGACGGGCAGACATCATGCGCCGATTTTTGGATACTTGCCTCAGTTTACAGAGCACACATCCTCAAACGGCAGGCACTTTCCCCAGCAGTTTTACGGTAGAGGGGGATCGCTTGCTGGGGGACTATGGCCAGCGGGCCATTGGACGGGTCACTTCGGTGGATGCCACGCTTTGGTGGCCGATCTTGGCTTATGTGTATGTGCAACGCAGCCAAGATGAGGATTGGGCTCGGCAGCCACAGGTACAAAATGGCCTGCAACGCTTTTTGGATTTAATTCTGCATCCAGGGTTCCGAGATGCGCCGACCCTACATGTGCCAGATGGAGCCTTTATGATTGACCGCCCGATGGATGTCTGGGGCTGCCCGCTAGAGATTCAGGTGTTGCTCTACGGGGCTTTGTTGAGCACGGCAGCCTTGATCCGGTTGGATTTGAAAACCAAAGAGGGCTGGAGAGCGGATCCCTTTGCCCAAAAACAAGCGTGGCAAATTGAGCAGGTGGTGAACTGGGCTAGACGACTGCGGCGCTATTTACTGAAACATTACTGGGTCAATACTCATACGGTGCAGGTTTTAAGGCGGCGACCGACTGAACAGTACGGGGATGCAATAAGTAATGAATACAACATCCAAACCGAAACCATCCCCCATTGGTTGCAGCACTGGCTGGGATCCCGTGGGGGGTATTTGATTGGCAATGTGCGCACAGGCCGCCCAGATTTTCGTTTTTTTTCGTTGGGGAACTGCTTGGGGGCGATCTTCGACGTGCTTTCTCGTGCGCAACAACGGGCTTTGTTCAGCCTGATTTTGCACAACCGGGGTGAGTTAATTGCGGAAATGCCCTTACGCATTTGTCATCCACCTTTGGATGATGCCGACTGGCGTAACAAAACTGGCTACGACCCGAAAAACCGCGCTTGGTGTTACCACAATGCCGGACATTGGCCTTGCCTGCTTTGGTTTTTGATTTTGGCGGTACTCCGTCATCAACAGGGATCCGGTCCCGATTTCGGTTTGCGCAGTGGTTGGCTCTACTTGCCGATGCAGGATCTGTTGCAGGAGTCTTATCAGAAGTTGCTGAAACGGTTGCCAGAACAGAAATGGGCAGAATACTTCGATGGCCCAACGGGAGTGTGGATGGGGCAACAGGCACGGCTCTACCAAACCTGGACAGTGGCAGGGTTGCTGCTGGCTCATCATCTGCTCAAGGTGAACCCGGAGGATGCCAATGTGTTTAACCTGCCCAAGCTCGGATCCCTGTATCGAGGTTGTCAAGAAGAGGGATTTGGGCAAAGTTCCAAAGCCTAG
- a CDS encoding tRNA (cytidine(34)-2'-O)-methyltransferase — protein MVWSLALILHIVLVAPEIPANTGNIARTCAATNTPLHLVDPLGFRLSDRYLKRAGLDYWQHVQLHRYPSWAALVETHPEARFWCFSVRGKALYTEVAYQPGDWLVFGSESRGLDPMFLENYPSVRIPLSGPVRSLNLSNAVAIALFEGLRQQGSLSSLPIHPK, from the coding sequence ATGGTTTGGAGTTTAGCCTTGATTTTGCACATCGTTTTGGTTGCTCCGGAAATCCCCGCCAACACAGGAAATATCGCCCGTACCTGTGCCGCCACCAACACACCTTTACATTTGGTGGATCCCTTAGGATTTCGCCTCTCGGATCGCTACCTGAAACGGGCGGGGTTAGACTACTGGCAGCATGTGCAACTCCATCGATACCCCTCTTGGGCTGCTTTGGTGGAAACTCATCCAGAGGCACGGTTCTGGTGTTTTAGTGTGCGCGGTAAAGCCCTCTATACCGAAGTAGCTTATCAACCGGGGGATTGGTTGGTGTTTGGCAGTGAAAGTCGGGGATTGGATCCCATGTTTCTGGAAAACTATCCCAGTGTGCGGATCCCGTTGAGTGGGCCGGTACGCAGCTTAAACCTGAGTAATGCCGTAGCGATTGCTTTGTTTGAAGGATTGCGTCAACAGGGATCTCTATCCTCACTGCCGATTCACCCCAAGTAA